The Chionomys nivalis chromosome 1, mChiNiv1.1, whole genome shotgun sequence sequence AGCCAGCTTGCAACCAGATCCAAAGTTGTCTGCACCCACGTGGCCTCATTGAGGAAGGAGGGGGATAGTTTAGATTCCATGTTTGCCTTTTGTTGTCTTCCTTTTTTCGTCAGAGTCTAAGTAAGCAAGAAGTTTGCTTTTTTCACCAGAGTCTCCCATGGAGAACCTAACACTACTTATCACTCAAGGTTTTTCTTCGATACAGTTTAAACATTTAAGATAGGGCGGCTGGAAAGAAGGCTCGGGGTCAAAGTGCTTGGCACACAAGCATGGCAACCTGAGTGGGGGTCCCTAGAAAGCACAtgaaatccaggcatggtggaagGCAACTGTAACTCCGGCACCAGCAGTGGGAAAGGCGtgtggagacaggcaggtccccaGAGCTTCAGAGATCACTGGCCAACCCCTCAGCTAAACTGCTGAGCTCCTGGCTGAGTGGGAGAACTTATCTCAAAACACAGAATGGAAAGCAATAAAGGAGGACCCGtggcattgacctctggcctccaaggacatgCAGTACACAGCAAGACGtatagttaaatatatatattaatataaggttgttttgtttgggcTGGGTTTGGTTGAGGCAGTGTAGTGGCATttcgattgtattttaataaagattgcctgcagatctgagagtaaaacagtcccactggtcaacctaacagaccaggttatggtaacacacacgtttaatccccttagccacaatgacacacactttaatctcagtggtacatgcctttaatcctaaacctagaaaggaatataaaatggggggggggagtggaaagacagttctcagacacagtctcattctgagattctgggaggcaggatcGGCATTTCAGGCTGAGgttgaagtaagagccagtggctggctattttgctcttcggatctttaggttgaaccccaatttctgaccctgagtttttactAATTGTTCATCAAGGCAGGGTCCCACACTGtaacccaggcttgccttgaactcaccatgtagtcaGGCAGGCCTTCAACTCATAGCagttctcctacctcagccttccacGTGCTAGTTTTATaaacatgagccaccacacccagctcttaaCGTCCTTCTCTTAACATCCGTGAAGAGAAGCTGAAGGATgtggaaaataaaatcaaactgtaCAGTTAGTGCTTTATTTCTTCAACAAATTCAAAATGTAGAAACACTGCGAGCTCTATGGTACAGAACACTTCCTTCCTGGCGAGATGAGCTTTTGAGCTTTGTGTGCCTCTTATGAATAACGATAATCCCAGACCAGGTAGGAATAGCACGGGGGTCATTATAATAGACACGGCTTGACCATCCCGTGCAAAACGCTGTAGGACACAACAAATCTGTCACCTCGTTTCCATCTATCTGGCTTGGATAACGGAAATCAAGATTTCCTTCTCTTACAGGTTGGTCTCAAAGTTGACCTTGACTTAACACCAGATTCTTTCGATGATCAATACCAAGGCTGTAGCAAACAGGTCATGGAGGAGCTAAGCCAAGGAGATTACTTCGTGGAGGAAATAAGCAGTCATAAGTATTACTCCAGAGCCTGGCAAAAAGCCCACTTAACCTGGTTGAGCCAAGAGGACACCCTCCCCGAGAGCATGACCACTATACATGCTgtggccatcttggtctacaccTTGAATCACAATGTGAGCTCTGACTTTACCACAGCCATGGCCAAGGCTGTGGGGTCTCCCGGGCAGTACCGACAGTCATTCCACTTCAAGTATTTGCATTACTACCTCACCTCAGCCATCCAGCTGCTGAGGGAAGAGAGAACCACGAAGAACAGTGACCTGTGCTACGAGGTGCACCATGGGATGAAGAACGTGAAGTTTGACGTCAATGTCGGTGCCACCATTCGGTTTGGCCAGTTCCTTTCTGCCTCGCTGCTGAGGGAGGAGACCCAGGCGTCTGGAAACCAGACACTCTTTACTATTGCCACGTGCCTGGGTGCCTCTGTGCAAGACTTGTCTTTCCGGAAGGAAGTCTTGATCCCCCCCTATGAGGTATTTGAAGTCGTAAGTAAGAGCAGCAACCCCAAAGGAGAGTTGATAAACTTGCGGTCTGTTGGGAACCTGAGCACATACAACTGCCAGCTGTTAAAAGGTAAGCCTGCTCTAAACTGCATCTATATGTTTCACAATCATGATCGCTCTTTGCGGGTTTGTttggttctttgtatttttcctgaGTGGGCTTGGAGTAGGGGACACTGGCCCCAAGAGAAAACCTGATACATTTGGCACCCCAtgttgggccaccaaccagcccccaaatcacaacccagagacttattagttttgaatgttcagccttatcttaaacttgtcccactagctctcaCTACTTATTTTAACCCGTTTCTCTTCATTTGTGTCTTGCTTTGgggctttttatctttatttagttCTGTATATTCtacttgggaagagggactctcaagTGAGAAAATGGCTCCATAGGATTGGTCTGTATAGACAAGTTTGTAATGCCTCTTCTTAGTTATTGGTTGATggcagagggcccagcccattgtgtgtggtgccattcttgggctggtggtcctgggttctttaacaAAGAAGGctgaagaagccatggagagcaagccagtaagcagcacttcccAAATTAgtctagcttatgtcaagctgATGAAGCACTAACCagtacacataatttaaaaacagaaaagaagtggGTTATTTAATTGATTAATCTTTTAAAAGCAGCTCTAGGAATATTGTGGGAAATAACCTTTAAAACAGAGGGATTCAAGATATcacaatagacacacacacacaaacacacacacacacactgctctcctGTAATGAAACCACTTAAACACAACTTTAACTCAACCTTGAGTCAAGACTTAGCAGAGATAGCCATATACAGTATCAGACACTGGGTGTTTGGTTGTCTTCAGTGAACATTCGAAACCATAACATACTTATGAAAATCAATGCCCTTTGGTTGCCCTCTGTGGACAGGGCCTGGAGAACTAGGTATTCAAGAGccaggcagggagctgggcaGCTTGACCCCAGATCCACTTGCTTGGCTCCATAACCATCTCTTCCACTCATCAGCTAGATGTCCTTGGCCAAGCAGCTGAATCTCTTTAAGTCTCTCTTCTACAAGAGGAGCACCAAGGCCAGAATGGGTAGatagcatgctcaaggccctgaGCCCAATTCCCCAGCTCTcaagtaaaaaaaagagaaaaaaaaactacataatgAGCAACATAACCCCATGAAACTTTTTATGAAGATTAGGTAAACTAAGATGCTAACTTACTTAAACATTCCTTAGCAGATGATAAATGGTAAATTGGAGTTACCTGTAAACTTTAGTCCCCAGACAGACAGGTCAGC is a genomic window containing:
- the Art4 gene encoding ecto-ADP-ribosyltransferase 4, whose product is MRLSGQRRASDPKRHCCPLTSRSKRMLLPSMEDRKMKLWLPGEQVTSLWLLLLLCVLQTPAGSTEVGLKVDLDLTPDSFDDQYQGCSKQVMEELSQGDYFVEEISSHKYYSRAWQKAHLTWLSQEDTLPESMTTIHAVAILVYTLNHNVSSDFTTAMAKAVGSPGQYRQSFHFKYLHYYLTSAIQLLREERTTKNSDLCYEVHHGMKNVKFDVNVGATIRFGQFLSASLLREETQASGNQTLFTIATCLGASVQDLSFRKEVLIPPYEVFEVVSKSSNPKGELINLRSVGNLSTYNCQLLKASSRRCTPDPMVIACLCLVSIVISSIGIHRLLFKGTI